A region from the Branchiostoma lanceolatum isolate klBraLanc5 chromosome 2, klBraLanc5.hap2, whole genome shotgun sequence genome encodes:
- the LOC136428664 gene encoding small ribosomal subunit protein eS6, whose product MKINISFPATGCQKLIEVDDERKLRPFYEKRMSHQMTAESLGDEWKGYLVRISGGNDKQGFPMKQGVLTNGRVRLLLGKGHSCYRPRRTGERKRKSVRGCIVDSNLSVLNLVILKKGEQDIPGLTDTTIPRRLGPKRAGRIRKLFNLSKEDDVRQYVVKRPLPLKEGKKQKFKSPKIQRLITPQRLQRKRHMRAVKRRRYAKQREEEATFAKLLAKRKKEEREAHAKRRSSARESSLRESKSKA is encoded by the exons ATCAACATTTCGTTCCCGGCCACGGGCTGCCAGAAGCTGATTGAGGTGGATGATGAGCGCAAACTTCGTCCTTTCTATGAGAAGCGCATGTCTCATCAGATGACAGCTGAAAGTCTTGGAGATGAATGGAAG GGTTATCTCGTGAGGATAAGCGGAGGCAACGACAAGCAAGGCTTCCCCATGAAGCAGGGTGTTCTGACGAACGGTCGCGTGCGTCTTCTGCTGGGAAAGGGCCACTCCTGCTACCGGCCACGTCGTACTGGAGAGCGCAAGCGCAAGTCCGTCCGAGGCTGCATCGTGGACAGCAATCTGTCGGTGCTCAACCTCGTCATCCTCAAGAAGG GTGAGCAGGACATTCCGGGCCTGACCGATACCACCATCCCTCGCCGCTTGGGCCCCAAGCGTGCCGGCAGGATCCGCAAGCTTTTCAACCTCAGCAAGGAAGACGATGTACGTCAGTACGTGGTCAAGCGTCCCTTGCCACTCAAGGAAG GTAAGAAGCAGAAGTTCAAGTCTCCAAAGATCCAGCGACTGATCACCCCCCAACGTCTTCAGCGTAAGAGACACATGAGGGCAGTGAAGCGCAGACGTTATGCCAAG CAACGTGAGGAGGAGGCCACCTTCGCCAAGCTCCTCGCCAAGAGAAAGAAGGAGGAGCGTGAAGCACACGCCAAGCGCCGCTCGTCAGCACGCGAGTCTTCTCTTCGGGAGTCCAAGTCCAAGGCCTAG
- the LOC136428666 gene encoding calcium and integrin-binding family member 3-like, with protein sequence MGNKQAAFTESQLEQYQDCTFFTRKEILRIFRRYRDLDSDHIPKSYTRGEASRIKVPFEYIEKMPELKENPFRRRICEVFSEDGSGNMTFDDFLDMFSVFSEQAPQDIKAVYAFKIYDADGDQYLSKSDLGKVLSCLTRDELTQEEMNTVVEKILEEADLDDDSQLSYMEFEHVISRAPDFLNTFHIRI encoded by the exons ATGGGAAATAAGCAGGCAGCCTTCACTGAATCGCAGTTGGAGCAATACCAG GACTGTACATTTTTTACCAGGAAAGAGATCCTCAG GATATTCAGGCGGTATCGGGATCTGGATTCTGACCACATTCCTAAGAGCTACACTCGGGGTGAGGCATCCCGAATCAAGGTGCCCTTTGAGTACATAGAGAAAATGCCAGAGTTAAAG GAAAATCCGTTTAGGAGACGGATCTGTGAGGTTTTCTCGGAGGACGGGTCAGGAAACATGACGTTTGATGACTTCTTGGACATGTTCTCTGTGTTCAGTGAACAAGCACCACAGGACATCAAGGCAGTCtatgcattcaaaatatatg ATGCTGATGGGGACCAATACCTGAGCAAGTCAGACCTGGGGAAGGTGCTGAGCTGTTTAACGAGGGACGAGCTCACGCAGGAAGAGATGAACACAGTTGTGGAAAAG ATTTTAGAGGAGGCGGACCTTGATGATGACAGCCAGCTGTCGTATATGGAGTTTGAACATGTGATATCACGAGCACCTGACTTCCTCAA CACTTTCCACATCCGCATATGA
- the LOC136428663 gene encoding leucine-rich repeat-containing protein 61-like isoform X2: MSEDTEKGAGEPKPLSQVTQQALKTHSGEFELDSITYINFRDRGINDLGCIGECTNLQHLNVSMNDISRLAPLSPLKHLVTLDISANRITQLDALKDADSLHTLNAAGNLISSIDKLACLAKLEHFSNLRLQDKVHELFNPVCHGASYKKRLLSMMPRLKVLDGEVLSGKGSEVFKICSEIDAALQGTPTSGPIPEMSKPQPWFASDSLRLKDSKDQDAAIDDVTKKFKDVLVDCQRLQEEGQRALDQVKSSSTQQGIEHLKNLDLSM, encoded by the exons ATGTCGGAAGATACGGAAAAGGGCGCAG gagaaCCAAAGCCTCTTAGCCAGGTGACTCAACAGGCTCTGAAGACTCACAGTGGGGAGTTTGAGTTGGACAGCATCACTTACATCAACTTTCGTGATAGAG gtATCAACGACCTAGGTTGTATTGGAGAATGTACAAACCTGCAACATCTGAATGTCTCGATGAACGACATCTCACGCCTGGCACCTCTCAGCCCACTCAAGCACCTGGTAACCCTGGACATATCAGCCAATAGGATCACCCAGCTGG ATGCGCTTAAAGATGCCGACAGTCTTCACACCCTTAATGCAGCTGGTAACCTGATCAGCAG CATTGACAAGCTGGCCTGTCTGGCTAAACTGGAACATTTCTCCAACCTCAGACTTCAGGATAAAGTACACGAACTCTTCAACCCAG TGTGTCATGGTGCTTCCTACAAAAAGCGGTTATTATCCATGATGCCAAGGCTGAAAGTTCTGGATG GTGAGGTGTTGTCAGGTAAAGGGTCTGAGGTGTTCAAGATATGCTCCGAGATTGATGCCGCCTTGCAAG GCACACCCACTAGTGGCCCAATCCCAGAAATGAGCAAACCCCAGCCCTGGTTTGCCAGTGACTCCCTGAGGTTGAAGGACAGTAAAGATCAGGATGCTGCCATAGATGATGTTACCAAGAAGTTCAAGG ATGTGTTGGTAGACTGCCAAAGGCTCCAGGAAGAGGGTCAGAGGGCACTGGACCAGGTCAAGTCATCATCTACCCAGCAAGGCATTGAACATCTGAAAAATCTAGACCTCTCCATGTAA
- the LOC136428663 gene encoding leucine-rich repeat-containing protein 61-like isoform X1: MSEDTEKGAGEPKPLSQVTQQALKTHSGEFELDSITYINFRDRGINDLGCIGECTNLQHLNVSMNDISRLAPLSPLKHLVTLDISANRITQLDALKDADSLHTLNAAGNLISSIDKLACLAKLEHFSNLRLQDKVHELFNPVCHGASYKKRLLSMMPRLKVLDGEVLSGKGSEVFKICSEIDAALQAAHDSGLYAINTSKPPSGASGTPTSGPIPEMSKPQPWFASDSLRLKDSKDQDAAIDDVTKKFKDVLVDCQRLQEEGQRALDQVKSSSTQQGIEHLKNLDLSM, encoded by the exons ATGTCGGAAGATACGGAAAAGGGCGCAG gagaaCCAAAGCCTCTTAGCCAGGTGACTCAACAGGCTCTGAAGACTCACAGTGGGGAGTTTGAGTTGGACAGCATCACTTACATCAACTTTCGTGATAGAG gtATCAACGACCTAGGTTGTATTGGAGAATGTACAAACCTGCAACATCTGAATGTCTCGATGAACGACATCTCACGCCTGGCACCTCTCAGCCCACTCAAGCACCTGGTAACCCTGGACATATCAGCCAATAGGATCACCCAGCTGG ATGCGCTTAAAGATGCCGACAGTCTTCACACCCTTAATGCAGCTGGTAACCTGATCAGCAG CATTGACAAGCTGGCCTGTCTGGCTAAACTGGAACATTTCTCCAACCTCAGACTTCAGGATAAAGTACACGAACTCTTCAACCCAG TGTGTCATGGTGCTTCCTACAAAAAGCGGTTATTATCCATGATGCCAAGGCTGAAAGTTCTGGATG GTGAGGTGTTGTCAGGTAAAGGGTCTGAGGTGTTCAAGATATGCTCCGAGATTGATGCCGCCTTGCAAG CTGCACACGACTCTGGACTCTATGCCATAAATACAAGTAAGCCCCCTAGTGGTGCTAGTG GCACACCCACTAGTGGCCCAATCCCAGAAATGAGCAAACCCCAGCCCTGGTTTGCCAGTGACTCCCTGAGGTTGAAGGACAGTAAAGATCAGGATGCTGCCATAGATGATGTTACCAAGAAGTTCAAGG ATGTGTTGGTAGACTGCCAAAGGCTCCAGGAAGAGGGTCAGAGGGCACTGGACCAGGTCAAGTCATCATCTACCCAGCAAGGCATTGAACATCTGAAAAATCTAGACCTCTCCATGTAA